One Pedosphaera parvula Ellin514 DNA segment encodes these proteins:
- a CDS encoding glutamine synthetase family protein: MNIQTLKSKIARKEIDTVLVVFPDVFGRLIGKRVTAHYFLDYVAKGGTHSCNYLLTLNMEMEPLSGFKLANWEKGFGDFDMRPDLGTLRLLPWQPGAAMVICDLYHHSGGRVEEAPRSVLKRQLEALQGKGMVCKIASELEFFLYNTNYHTAFDSNYKGLTPSSDYRIDYHTLQPARDEAIFRAMRNQMEEAEIPVESSKGEWGKGQHEVNFVYDAPLVMGDRHMVFKQGAKEIVEQNGKCITFMAKVDAGEVGSSCHIHQSIWQKGKSLFWDAKRKEGSKFFRQFLGGLMKYSPELSYFYAPTINSYKRYQSASWAPTKMAWAYDNRTVGFRVVGEGNSFRLENRMPGADANAYLAFAAMVAAGMAGVKENLDCGELYEGNAYVDPKLPSLPKSLREAADLLEKSSLARQVFGESVVEFYVHTARCEVEAFDNAVTDWERVRYFERI; this comes from the coding sequence ATGAACATTCAAACGCTGAAGTCCAAGATTGCCAGGAAGGAAATTGATACGGTTTTGGTAGTGTTTCCAGATGTTTTCGGGAGGTTGATCGGCAAGCGGGTGACGGCGCATTATTTTTTGGATTACGTGGCCAAAGGCGGGACGCACAGTTGCAATTACCTCCTGACGCTGAACATGGAAATGGAGCCGCTGAGCGGATTCAAGCTGGCGAACTGGGAAAAAGGATTTGGCGATTTTGACATGCGGCCGGACTTGGGGACCCTGCGCCTGCTGCCGTGGCAGCCCGGAGCAGCGATGGTAATTTGTGACTTGTATCATCACAGCGGAGGTCGGGTGGAAGAAGCGCCGCGTTCGGTGTTGAAGCGTCAATTGGAGGCGCTGCAAGGCAAAGGGATGGTTTGCAAGATTGCGAGCGAGTTGGAATTTTTCCTGTACAACACCAATTATCACACCGCTTTTGATAGCAATTACAAAGGGCTGACACCATCGAGTGATTATCGCATTGATTATCACACGCTGCAGCCGGCGCGCGATGAAGCGATCTTTCGCGCTATGCGCAATCAGATGGAGGAAGCAGAGATTCCGGTGGAGTCGTCGAAGGGCGAATGGGGCAAAGGGCAGCATGAGGTCAATTTTGTTTATGATGCGCCGTTGGTCATGGGCGACCGGCACATGGTTTTCAAACAGGGAGCCAAGGAAATCGTCGAGCAGAATGGCAAGTGCATCACCTTCATGGCGAAGGTGGATGCAGGTGAAGTAGGCAGCAGTTGTCATATTCACCAGAGCATTTGGCAGAAGGGAAAGTCGCTGTTTTGGGATGCGAAAAGAAAGGAAGGCTCGAAGTTCTTTCGCCAGTTCCTCGGCGGGTTGATGAAATACTCGCCGGAACTGAGTTACTTTTATGCGCCCACCATCAACTCGTACAAGCGGTATCAATCGGCGAGTTGGGCACCAACGAAAATGGCGTGGGCTTATGATAATCGGACGGTGGGCTTCCGAGTGGTGGGTGAAGGAAACAGTTTTCGCCTGGAGAATCGCATGCCCGGTGCAGATGCCAACGCCTATCTCGCATTCGCGGCGATGGTTGCTGCGGGAATGGCCGGTGTGAAGGAGAACCTCGATTGCGGCGAGTTGTACGAGGGGAACGCGTATGTGGATCCGAAACTGCCGTCGTTACCGAAGTCGTTGCGGGAAGCAGCAGACTTGTTGGAGAAGAGTTCTCTTGCACGTCAGGTCTTCGGAGAATCGGTGGTGGAATTCTATGTGCACACAGCACGGTGCGAGGTGGAGGCATTTGATAACGCGGTGACCGATTGGGAGCGCGTGCGGTATTTTGAGAGAATCTGA